The genome window gaataaaatcaaaactttTATGAAACCACTATGGCAATCATTTAATCAACTTCAACTTGCGCCTCAACTGGTACAAATCTTTCATCTATAAATGTATTCATATCCAAACGATATGGATTAAAACTGGGGCCTCTAAGGGCACCTGTACAGTTTCTCAATTTGCCTGGGTGTTACTCAGCTTTGCATATAAATTGGATCCGACTGCTtcatgtgaaaaataaataaatataattgtaatgtgcttttattctggAGGGTGTCGGCCGgaagtgtcagtgtttttgctgctgAACGGAAACAACGTGTTGTCGCCTCGTGTTTGACAGGTTGGTCTAACTCCAGTTAGCAAACTGAGCACATTAGACTCTTTTAAGATTGTTATCAGCGTCTACAGTTCAACCGGTGGGCTCATGACTCAAACAGACATAATTATGTGGCAGTGGTTTCATATAAATGCCGTATCAGTGGCTAACGGTTCCTTGTTTTTCTTATCCGTAACCAACTTTTTAGCTCCTcaaagctaacgttagccagctaagTCTTACTCCTCTAGCAATAACATGATATGTATTTATTCACAATGTACAAATAAACAGCGTTTCATGCTAACTTCTGGCAACATGATAGCTCTCAGTAGTGTACTGTAATAGCTCTTCCCTTGCAAATTATTTCCCATGtctgaatataaatataagtaCTGACAGTTTGAATGTGTCCCTTTCTCCAGGTGTTACATATGAGACACTGAGCCTGGCACCAGCTGTCACACATATTACTCAGTTATACCTGTGTCTAGTGAGGGTTAGCCCACAGATACAGCATGTCCTCCCAGGGAGATGAAGCTGCAGAGCAGGGCCCTGAAACAGTGGGATCAGcgctttcttcttcctctgctgagaCTGATGCCACCAGTGGGGACTTTATCACTGTCACCATTGGAGCAACTGTGCCCACAGGGTTCgaacacactgctgcagaggagatCAAGGAGAAAATAGGGGTCGATGCACGGATTAGCAAAGATCGTGGTCGTATATACTTTCCAATAACCACTGACAAGCTTTTCCAGGTAAGAGGAGACTCAAAGCTGGTGGAGTGCCCCAGTTCCCCCACATTTTGCCTACTCTTATATAGCATTATAAACACAGAAGACTTTGCTTTGATTATAAATGATATTAGTTTTGCACCATAaatctgcctgtctgtctgtttatttatttccccaCTGCAGGTTCATCTTCTGAGGTCTGTGGACAATCTGTTTGTCGTGGTTGAGGAATACGATCATTACCAGTTCAAGGAATCAAAGGTAACTCACAGCCAGCTTTATTCTGTTGTAGGTGATATAAAGTGCATTATTGACAGCTTAGCCAacaatgtgttttgtgcagGAGGAGACGTTAATGGAGTTGCAGCAGCTTGCGGCCAAACTCCCCTGGACTAATGCCTTAGAGGTCTGGAAACTAAATGGCACcctaaaaaagaagaagggcCACCGGAAAGGAGGGAATGGCGCTAAAGTAAAACCCAACAGTGAGGCTGGTGATGCAGCCATCGCTGACACTGAGGATCAAGATCTATCTCAGGCAGTGTCAGCTGCTGAAGGTCAGAAAAAGGCAGAGGAAACACCTGACACGGAGACCTGCACGCAGGACGCAGAGGAGACGTCACCCGGGGCCAAACTCATCAAGTTTCGTGTGACGTGCAACAGGGCCGGGGACAAACATAGCTTTTCCTCTAATGACGCAGCCAGAGACTTTGGTGGGGCTGTACAAGAATTCTTCCAGTGGAAAGCAGACATGACAAAGTTTGACATAGAGGTAGGCATGCCTGTACAGACTGGACTGACACAAAGTGAATACCATCGCACTTGCCAAAAAAAACTCTTGAGTGCTCAGATAAATTTGGAAGGCATAATCTAATGCACAACCCATTGTTTAGTTTTAGGTGTGACAAAAGAATAACAACTTTCATCTGTAACATTTTCCAAGGAGATAAGCTGTTCCCATTAGGTGACAGCAAAAACTGTTGGgtggatgtgtttgtttttttaaagttaaaaggACAACCTGTGGcctgacaaataaaaacacaatttgtgcacagacaaaaaaaaagaaaaaagttttagtTCTGGTTTAGCTGTTATATAGATGCTATGTGCCTGTACGTTCCATATAATATACCACTGTGTGCAAGCTTACATTGATACTTGAACTCTAATCATGTACCCTCATGTTCCTGTATTGTAGGTTTTACTAAACATACACAATGAAGAGGTGGTGATTGGCATCGCACTCACAGAGGAGAGTCTTCACAGGAGAAATATCAGTCACTTTGGACCCACTACACTGCGGTCTACCTTATGCTATGGCATGCTCAGGTAACTCTTTAAGTGCTGTTTCCGCTGGTACACCATATGATGCTGATGACCTACATTGCCACAAAGAGCCATGTGATGTAAATTTGTC of Lates calcarifer isolate ASB-BC8 linkage group LG12, TLL_Latcal_v3, whole genome shotgun sequence contains these proteins:
- the thumpd3 gene encoding THUMP domain-containing protein 3; the encoded protein is MSSQGDEAAEQGPETVGSALSSSSAETDATSGDFITVTIGATVPTGFEHTAAEEIKEKIGVDARISKDRGRIYFPITTDKLFQVHLLRSVDNLFVVVEEYDHYQFKESKEETLMELQQLAAKLPWTNALEVWKLNGTLKKKKGHRKGGNGAKVKPNSEAGDAAIADTEDQDLSQAVSAAEGQKKAEETPDTETCTQDAEETSPGAKLIKFRVTCNRAGDKHSFSSNDAARDFGGAVQEFFQWKADMTKFDIEVLLNIHNEEVVIGIALTEESLHRRNISHFGPTTLRSTLCYGMLRLCKPQASDIILDPMCGTGAIPLEGAIEFNSSFYIAGDNNDMAVNRTVNNVCHIQKRRADKGSVSGLPIDTVQWDLCNLPIRTSSIDIIITDMPFGKRMGSRKKNWDLYPSCLREMARVCRPGSGKAVLLTQDKKCFSKAISRMGGLWRKQHTVWVNVGGLHAGVYLLKRTGAVFGQTPEDVYESRGPANTQGDDKDDKELS